Proteins encoded by one window of Anguilla rostrata isolate EN2019 chromosome 9, ASM1855537v3, whole genome shotgun sequence:
- the LOC135262750 gene encoding non-histone chromosomal protein HMG-14-like isoform X1 — protein sequence MKIEPAPPLHYTTPSLCPKGLLNLPNSCFQQANNNTEANEPKRRSLRLVNKPNSTQTEPKPKKAPAKPKKSKEVEKAKPEEEQKKEEVPAENGEAKLEEEAEEEAPATEEETEQKDEEAE from the exons ATGAAAATAGAACCAG cccctcccctccattacaccaccccctctctgtgcccaAAGGGTCTGCTGAACTTACCAAATTCTTGTTTCCAACAGGCCAACAATAACACTGAAGCAAATGAG CCCAAACGGAGATCTCTGAGGTTGGTAAAC aaaccCAATTCCACCCAAACAGAGCCCAAGCCAAAG AAGGCACCGGCAAAACCCAAGAAGTCGAAGGAGGTGGAAAAGGCTAAaccagaggaggagcagaagaaagaagaagTCCCTGCCGAGAACGGCGAAGCCAAACTTGAAGAGGAGGCTGAAGAAGAG GCACCAGCAACAGAAGAGGAGACTGAACAGAAAGATGAGGAAGCCGAATAA
- the LOC135262750 gene encoding non-histone chromosomal protein HMG-14-like isoform X2, with the protein MFTCKLWLANNNTEANEPKRRSLRLVNKPNSTQTEPKPKKAPAKPKKSKEVEKAKPEEEQKKEEVPAENGEAKLEEEAEEEAPATEEETEQKDEEAE; encoded by the exons GCCAACAATAACACTGAAGCAAATGAG CCCAAACGGAGATCTCTGAGGTTGGTAAAC aaaccCAATTCCACCCAAACAGAGCCCAAGCCAAAG AAGGCACCGGCAAAACCCAAGAAGTCGAAGGAGGTGGAAAAGGCTAAaccagaggaggagcagaagaaagaagaagTCCCTGCCGAGAACGGCGAAGCCAAACTTGAAGAGGAGGCTGAAGAAGAG GCACCAGCAACAGAAGAGGAGACTGAACAGAAAGATGAGGAAGCCGAATAA
- the LOC135262750 gene encoding non-histone chromosomal protein HMG-14-like isoform X3: MPKRSKANNNTEANEPKRRSLRLVNKPNSTQTEPKPKKAPAKPKKSKEVEKAKPEEEQKKEEVPAENGEAKLEEEAEEEAPATEEETEQKDEEAE; this comes from the exons GCCAACAATAACACTGAAGCAAATGAG CCCAAACGGAGATCTCTGAGGTTGGTAAAC aaaccCAATTCCACCCAAACAGAGCCCAAGCCAAAG AAGGCACCGGCAAAACCCAAGAAGTCGAAGGAGGTGGAAAAGGCTAAaccagaggaggagcagaagaaagaagaagTCCCTGCCGAGAACGGCGAAGCCAAACTTGAAGAGGAGGCTGAAGAAGAG GCACCAGCAACAGAAGAGGAGACTGAACAGAAAGATGAGGAAGCCGAATAA